One genomic region from Gemmatimonadaceae bacterium encodes:
- a CDS encoding flavin reductase family protein, with the protein MPAAGQRARKRSLPLSRVYRLLEPGPVVLVTTARRGRPNVMTMSWHTMMEFEPPLVGCVISERNYSFGALKASRECVINIPAVGLADRVVACGNTTGRRVDKFAAFGLTAEPAARVAPPLIAECFANLECVVSDTRLVARYNFFVLEVVKAWIRPSRVAPRTLHHRGMGEFMVAGRTLKLPSRMK; encoded by the coding sequence GTGCCGGCGGCGGGCCAGCGGGCCCGGAAGCGGTCGCTCCCGTTGTCGCGGGTGTATCGCCTGCTCGAGCCGGGCCCGGTGGTGCTGGTCACCACGGCGCGGCGCGGGCGGCCGAACGTGATGACGATGTCGTGGCACACGATGATGGAGTTCGAACCGCCGCTGGTGGGGTGCGTGATCAGCGAGCGCAACTATTCGTTCGGGGCGCTGAAGGCCTCGCGGGAGTGCGTGATCAACATTCCCGCCGTGGGGCTGGCCGACCGGGTGGTGGCGTGCGGCAACACGACCGGGCGGCGGGTGGACAAGTTCGCCGCCTTCGGCCTGACGGCGGAGCCGGCGGCGCGCGTGGCGCCGCCCCTGATCGCCGAGTGTTTCGCGAATCTGGAGTGCGTCGTGTCCGATACGCGGCTGGTGGCCAGGTACAACTTCTTCGTGCTCGAAGTGGTGAAGGCCTGGATTCGCCCGTCGCGCGTGGCGCCGCGGACCCTCCATCACCGGGGGATGGGGGAATTCATGGTGGCGGGGCGCACGCTCAAGCTGCCGTCGCGGATGAAGTAG
- a CDS encoding glycogen/starch synthase, with amino-acid sequence MATRRTPAPAKPRRAASPPRAASDANRRTIVHLTAEYYPYARTGGLAEAVAGLAKFQARGGERVVVFMPLYALVREVAPDLEPLGPALTIAVGPRLEEVRFFHNKHAADGPEVIFVDSPAYFKRAGIYGEQGADYPDNHRRFALFARAALEGIVQFVPGPVLLHAHDWHTALAPVYARTYSALAERFAASPIVVSVHNAGYQGHFPETAIEELGLPWELWTLDYLEWYGKLNVLKGGLSFCDMAVTVSPTHARELCTPEGGFGLHHTFQDLGDRLVGIINGIDQRVWDPATDDYIAAHYSRDDLSGKAACKAALQHSFGLAERPDVPLFGMTGRLVKQKGFDLILESERVRSYDAQFVFLGEGEPGYRAALSSLAAGRLHTVAVDFAFTDVLEHRLMAGSDIVLMPSLYEPCGLTQLRAQRYGAPVIGRRVGGIRDTVQDNRTGFLFDDFTAEALDGAIDRALACAADPDAWTAMMRRAMESDFGWERAAQAYGRVYAEADRLARARP; translated from the coding sequence GTGGCCACTCGAAGGACTCCGGCACCGGCAAAGCCGCGGCGGGCCGCCTCCCCGCCGCGGGCGGCGTCCGATGCCAACCGGCGCACCATCGTCCACCTGACGGCGGAGTACTATCCGTACGCCCGCACCGGCGGCCTCGCCGAGGCGGTGGCCGGCCTCGCCAAATTCCAGGCGCGCGGCGGCGAACGCGTGGTGGTGTTCATGCCGCTCTACGCGCTGGTGCGGGAGGTGGCGCCCGACCTCGAGCCGCTGGGCCCCGCGCTCACGATCGCCGTCGGACCACGCCTCGAAGAGGTGCGCTTCTTCCACAACAAGCACGCGGCCGACGGTCCGGAAGTGATCTTCGTGGACTCGCCCGCCTACTTCAAGCGCGCCGGCATCTACGGCGAGCAGGGCGCCGACTACCCCGATAACCATCGCCGGTTCGCGCTGTTCGCCCGCGCCGCGCTCGAGGGCATCGTCCAGTTCGTGCCCGGCCCCGTGCTCCTCCATGCCCACGACTGGCACACCGCGCTGGCGCCCGTGTACGCGCGCACCTACAGCGCGCTCGCCGAGCGGTTCGCGGCCAGCCCGATCGTCGTGTCGGTGCACAACGCCGGCTACCAGGGGCACTTTCCCGAGACGGCAATCGAGGAACTCGGGCTTCCCTGGGAACTGTGGACGCTCGACTACCTTGAGTGGTACGGCAAGCTCAACGTGCTCAAGGGCGGCCTCAGCTTCTGCGACATGGCGGTCACCGTCAGTCCCACGCACGCCCGGGAGCTCTGCACGCCGGAAGGCGGGTTCGGCCTCCACCACACCTTCCAGGACCTGGGCGACCGGCTGGTGGGCATCATCAACGGCATCGATCAGCGCGTGTGGGACCCCGCCACCGACGATTACATCGCCGCGCACTATTCGCGCGACGACCTCTCCGGCAAGGCGGCGTGCAAGGCGGCGCTGCAGCACTCGTTCGGACTGGCCGAACGCCCCGACGTGCCGCTGTTCGGCATGACCGGCCGGCTGGTGAAACAGAAGGGGTTCGACCTCATTCTCGAGAGCGAGCGCGTGCGGTCGTACGACGCGCAGTTCGTCTTCCTCGGCGAGGGCGAACCGGGGTACCGCGCGGCGCTGTCGTCGCTGGCCGCGGGGCGCTTGCACACCGTGGCCGTGGACTTCGCGTTCACCGATGTGCTCGAGCACCGGCTCATGGCGGGCTCCGACATCGTCCTCATGCCGTCGTTGTACGAACCGTGCGGGCTCACGCAGCTGCGCGCCCAGCGCTACGGCGCGCCGGTCATCGGGCGACGCGTGGGCGGCATTCGCGACACCGTGCAGGACAACCGCACCGGCTTCCTGTTCGACGACTTCACCGCGGAGGCGCTGGACGGCGCCATCGACCGCGCGCTCGCCTGCGCCGCCGACCCCGACGCCTGGACGGCGATGATGCGCCGCGCCATGGAATCGGACTTCGGGTGGGAACGCGCCGCCCAGGCGTATGGCCGCGTGTACGCCGAGGCCGATCGCCTGGCGCGGGCACGCCCATGA
- a CDS encoding OsmC family peroxiredoxin, producing the protein MDRKAEARWNGDLKGGRGNVKLGSGAFDGPYSFASRFESGSGTNPEELLGAAHAGCFSMALAAALATAGHPATSVTTTATVHLTKGEAGFSISGIDLVTRGVVPGVSDGEFKKFAEDAKTGCIVSRALSAVPMTLDAQLAG; encoded by the coding sequence ATGGATCGCAAGGCTGAAGCCCGCTGGAACGGCGACCTGAAGGGGGGCCGCGGCAACGTGAAGCTCGGGAGCGGGGCGTTCGACGGCCCGTACTCGTTCGCCAGCCGGTTCGAGAGCGGGAGCGGCACCAATCCCGAAGAGCTGCTCGGCGCGGCGCATGCGGGGTGCTTCTCGATGGCCCTCGCGGCGGCGCTGGCCACGGCGGGGCACCCGGCCACCAGCGTCACGACCACGGCCACGGTGCATCTCACCAAGGGGGAGGCCGGCTTCTCGATCAGCGGCATCGACCTCGTGACGCGCGGCGTGGTGCCGGGCGTGTCGGATGGGGAGTTCAAGAAGTTCGCCGAAGACGCCAAAACCGGCTGCATCGTGTCGCGGGCGCTGTCGGCGGTGCCGATGACGCTCGACGCCCAACTGGCGGGGTGA
- the glgP gene encoding alpha-glucan family phosphorylase: MPPRFPLLPQRLSGLADIAGNLSWSWNRDARAIFRTIDPLIWTRCRHDPIRILNEVSGERLAQCAADPDFLAQYDALMRWHASEQSDDVTWFAQTYPDQRRRAIAYFCAEFGFYHSVPIYSGGLGVLAGDHCKTASDLGVPIVGVGILYRHGYFDQRIRSDGWQEDADDPFDIHNTVLEPVEAPHATPYLTAVRTSGRDVFIRAWRLRAGRVSVYLLDTDFDQNHPDDRPLLSKLYAGGPELRLKQEWLLGVGGVRVLRSLGIKPAVWHANEGHAAFMHMERLREFHQAGVPLDESIRRVRATSVFTTHTPVPAGHDMFRMDQVLECTGPIPDALGIDRDTFMMLGHHPLIDHDTFHMTAAAIRLSHRVNAVSRPHAAVTRHLWASLWPDRREDEVPVGYVTNGVHLATWMANSVMALLERHLGPDWGARVDDPQLWEQVLTLDDEALWRVHRRLKETLLMHVREHARHAFARRAQVADQLVGSGVLLDPHALTIGFARRFATYKRAHLIFEDTERLLRIVTNPARPVQIVFAGKAHPADNLGKQVLQEVYQATRDPRFEGRVAFVEDYDLHLAHVLVQGVDLWMNLPRVPMEASGTSGMKAALNGVPQLGTVDGWWEEGFNGHNGWSVVEDPAAPDAEVGPQAAAQVYHLLERHVVPAFYDRDSKGVPHAWIEVMKHAIRAAGMHFTGQRMLTEYVRDYYVPAIVGDAGADVPPTG, encoded by the coding sequence ATGCCCCCACGGTTTCCCCTCCTGCCGCAGCGCCTCTCCGGGCTGGCAGACATCGCCGGTAATCTGTCCTGGAGTTGGAATCGCGACGCGCGCGCGATCTTCCGCACCATCGATCCTCTCATCTGGACGCGCTGCCGGCATGATCCCATCCGGATCCTCAATGAGGTGAGCGGCGAGCGCCTGGCCCAGTGCGCCGCCGATCCCGACTTTCTTGCCCAGTACGACGCGCTCATGCGCTGGCACGCGTCGGAACAGTCGGACGACGTCACCTGGTTCGCCCAGACGTATCCCGACCAACGCCGCCGGGCCATCGCGTACTTCTGTGCCGAGTTCGGCTTCTACCACTCCGTGCCCATCTACTCGGGCGGGCTCGGCGTGCTCGCCGGCGATCACTGCAAGACGGCCTCGGACCTCGGCGTGCCCATCGTGGGCGTCGGCATCCTGTACCGCCACGGCTACTTCGATCAGCGCATCCGCTCCGACGGCTGGCAGGAGGATGCCGACGATCCATTCGACATCCACAACACGGTGCTCGAGCCCGTCGAGGCCCCCCACGCCACCCCGTATCTCACGGCCGTGCGCACGTCGGGGCGCGACGTGTTCATCCGCGCGTGGCGGTTGCGCGCCGGCCGAGTCTCGGTGTACCTGCTCGACACCGACTTCGACCAGAACCACCCCGACGACCGACCCCTGCTGAGCAAGCTGTACGCCGGCGGACCGGAGTTGCGCCTCAAGCAGGAATGGCTGCTCGGCGTGGGCGGCGTGCGCGTGCTGCGCAGCCTCGGCATCAAGCCCGCGGTGTGGCACGCCAACGAGGGCCACGCGGCGTTCATGCACATGGAGCGCCTGCGCGAGTTCCACCAGGCCGGCGTGCCGCTGGACGAGTCGATCCGGCGCGTGCGCGCCACGAGCGTATTCACCACCCACACGCCCGTGCCCGCCGGCCACGACATGTTCCGCATGGACCAGGTGCTGGAATGCACGGGCCCGATTCCCGACGCGCTGGGGATCGATCGTGACACGTTCATGATGCTCGGTCACCATCCCTTGATCGACCACGACACCTTTCACATGACGGCGGCCGCCATCCGGCTGAGCCACCGCGTGAACGCCGTGTCGCGGCCGCATGCCGCGGTCACGCGCCACCTGTGGGCTTCTCTCTGGCCGGACCGCCGCGAGGACGAGGTGCCAGTAGGCTACGTGACCAACGGCGTGCATCTCGCCACCTGGATGGCCAATTCGGTCATGGCGCTTCTCGAGCGCCACCTCGGCCCCGACTGGGGCGCCCGCGTGGACGACCCCCAGCTGTGGGAGCAGGTGCTCACGCTGGACGACGAAGCGCTCTGGCGCGTCCACCGGCGGCTCAAGGAAACCCTCCTCATGCACGTGCGCGAGCATGCGCGGCATGCCTTCGCGCGGCGCGCGCAGGTGGCCGATCAGCTCGTGGGCTCCGGCGTGCTGCTCGATCCGCACGCGCTCACCATCGGCTTCGCCCGCCGGTTCGCCACGTACAAACGCGCCCACCTCATCTTCGAGGACACCGAGCGTCTGCTGCGCATCGTCACCAACCCGGCGCGCCCGGTGCAGATCGTCTTTGCCGGCAAGGCGCACCCGGCGGACAATCTCGGCAAACAGGTGCTGCAGGAGGTCTACCAGGCCACGCGCGATCCCCGATTCGAGGGACGCGTGGCCTTCGTCGAAGACTACGACCTCCACCTGGCGCACGTCCTCGTCCAGGGAGTGGACCTCTGGATGAACCTCCCGCGGGTGCCCATGGAAGCGTCCGGCACCAGCGGCATGAAGGCCGCGCTCAACGGCGTGCCGCAACTCGGCACGGTGGACGGCTGGTGGGAAGAGGGATTCAACGGGCACAACGGCTGGTCGGTGGTGGAAGATCCGGCGGCCCCGGATGCTGAGGTGGGTCCCCAAGCGGCCGCACAGGTGTATCATCTACTGGAGCGGCATGTCGTGCCGGCATTCTATGATCGCGACAGCAAGGGCGTGCCGCACGCCTGGATCGAAGTCATGAAGCACGCCATCCGGGCGGCGGGCATGCATTTCACCGGTCAGCGGATGCTCACGGAATACGTGCGGGACTATTACGTGCCGGCAATCGTCGGCGATGCCGGCGCCGACGTCCCGCCCACAGGATAG